From a region of the Podospora pseudopauciseta strain CBS 411.78 chromosome 7 map unlocalized CBS411.78m_7, whole genome shotgun sequence genome:
- a CDS encoding uncharacterized protein (EggNog:ENOG503P69D), which yields MQMWAVSQLPVYAVDKSSGSRQKADNQLKDERTESALPPPPVVLPVPASADVTPWDHVDVPMDQSLESFLGPAIDAPPSPESIRRQMQRASVRDKHQSHSSGSSSLRSLTSADRPSWENVLEARTLSRKSSGRSTSSSMPSKDRPESVQFFSKSLFNRRGRLRRESSAQSSAANSVYSGEGGSESLLLPPPPTSIPSRDSSIPSLFGLRRGSRADTNDASRKIQISGPYNFQHVTHTQKDHLPDLQRTNRQALASEFSQVRASQAPPTGALKGIRADDLHFNDFSSDSLPLGDDDGMGVLTEELARSTLTRPPSGIMKRSPRRLLKRSQSQDHLGMIPPPRPPRSPIESNTPYPPLPPPRVSSRMSSRHERLDSMDRPSTSFRYPQPFSQIAEAGSPPPTSSGYVPGPDMGVIPEHISAHIRSPSGDANWPLPSPSANASEFTLPDVPEEEESAFVAKKSRASVASNSSLRGSQSVPMLRAFSIRNNDDADRRESQASETLGRFDLIAAQRALEAVLNEGTDGIYRDNWEDDIDYCYEHAAEADCDYEWQRPSFELSRDSATPVDDNDRRIDSCDVSPTMLSVARFNVPALSPVSPLSPTAHEAVTPVTGPNPSASNFSLPLAEPKRLLHVRKPSDASSFKECHGFTLSPSLLIPMDFQQRMLACEADEDEHHDVALRDSHRYRTSASTTGTYESAHSGFGKHISAASTMTDFTQLTPSTTSLDLDNYPLKPEAFPTLEPGAMPTLPESEEVTRHAGRRREFRSRGSESNLLHLATEETWPAKTKSFVQAKRGRARTTSLSTPPPPNQYTLFPSVQLTGNRI from the coding sequence aTGCAGATGTGGGCGGTTTCTCAGCTTCCGGTGTACGCGGTCGACAAGAGCTCGGGGTCGCGGCAGAAGGCGGACAACCAGTTGAAGGATGAGAGGACAGAATCAGCACTGCCGCCACCACCTGTCGTGCTGCCAGTCCCGGCTTCCGCTGATGTAACGCCTTGGGATCATGTCGACGTTCCCATGGACCAGAGTCTGGAGAGCTTTCTCGGACCTGCCATCGAtgcgccaccatcaccggaGAGTATTCGCAGACAGATGCAGCGAGCATCGGTTCGAGACAAGCACCAAAGCCACTCCTCCGGCTCGTCTTCGTTGCGGTCTCTTACTTCGGCGGATAGACCTTCATGGGAGAATGTTCTCGAGGCTAGGACGTTGTCGCGGAAATCATCAGGCCGGTCAACATCGAGCAGCATGCCGTCGAAGGATCGCCCCGAGAGCGTGCAGTTCTTTAGCAAATCGCTTTTCAACCGGAGAGGAAGACTAAGACGCGAAAGCAGCGCCCAGAGCTCGGCAGCAAACTCGGTGTATTCGGGAGAGGGTGGTTCAGAATCTTTGCTcttgcctcctcctccgacatCGATACCTAGTCGGGACTCGAGCATTCCATCCTTGTTCGGGCTGCGTCGTGGTTCAAGAGCGGATACCAACGATGCCTCCCGCAAGATCCAGATCTCCGGCCCCTATAACTTCCAACACGTAACGCATACTCAGAAGGACCACCTGCCCGACCTGCAGCGGACAAATCGACAAGCGTTGGCCTCCGAGTTTTCCCAAGTTCGTGCCTCGCAAGCGCCTCCCACTGGTGCGCTGAAGGGAATCAGGGCGGATGATTTGCATTTCAATGACTTCTCATCCGACTCACTTCCTCtcggtgacgatgatgggatgggggttttgACCGAAGAGTTGGCAAGGAGCACGTTGACCCGACCTCCATCCGGTATCATGAAGCGTTCTCCACGTCGCCTCCTCAAGCGCTCGCAATCGCAAGACCACCTAGGCATGATTCCACCGCCACGTCCCCCAAGGTCTCCCATCGAGAGCAATACACCAtatccccctcttccaccccctcgcGTTTCCAGCCGCATGTCTTCTCGGCACGAGCGGCTCGACTCCATGGACAGGCCAAGCACCAGCTTCCGTTACCCCCAGCCGTTCTCACAGATCGCGGAGGCTGGGAGCCCGCCACCAACCTCGTCTGGCTATGTTCCTGGGCCAGACATGGGCGTCATTCCCGAGCACATCTCTGCGCACATCAGAAGCCCTTCTGGCGACGCCAACTGGCCGCTGCCCTCCCCAAGCGCCAATGCATCAGAGTTCACCTTGCCGGATGtgccagaggaggaagagagtgCGTTTGTGGCCAAGAAGTCGCGGGCTAGCGTTGCCAGCAACTCGTCGCTGCGTGGAAGCCAATCGGTGCCGATGCTTAGGGCGTTCTCCATTCGGAACAACGATGACGCTGACCGTCGGGAAAGCCAAGCGTCGGAGACGTTGGGCCGGTTCGATCTGATTGCCGCGCAACGTGCTCTCGAGGCTGTCTTGAACGAGGGCACCGACGGCATCTACAGAGACAACTGGGAGGATGATATCGACTATTGCTACGAGCATGCGGCCGAGGCAGACTGTGATTATGAGTGGCAGCGGCCGTCCTTCGAGCTCAGCCGAGATAGTGCCACGCCCGTAGATGACAATGACCGCCGTATCGACTCTTGCGATGTCTCCCCCACCATGCTTTCAGTGGCGCGGTTTAACGTGCCCGCTTTGAGTCCCGTCAGCCCACTGTCTCCCACTGCTCACGAGGCCGTCACACCGGTCACGGGCCCCAACCCCAGCGCTTCCAACTTTTCGCTTCCCCTGGCCGAGCCAAAGCGTCTGCTTCATGTTAGAAAGCCATCGGATGCGTCAAGCTTCAAAGAGTGCCATGGTTTCACTCTGTCTCCGTCACTCTTGATTCCCATGGATTTCCAGCAGCGAATGCTGGCTTGTGAAGctgacgaggacgagcaCCACGATGTTGCCCTGCGCGACTCGCACCGCTATCGGACGAGTGCCTCCACGACAGGCACCTACGAGAGCGCCCACTCGGGCTTTGGGAAGCACATCTCTGCCGCTTCCACCATGACCGACTTCACGCAGTTGACCCCCAGCACGACCTCATTGGACTTGGACAACTATCCACTGAAGCCAGAGGCATTCCCTACGCTTGAGCCAGGTGCCATGCCGACTCTTCCCGAGTCCGAGGAGGTGACCAGGCACGCGGGTCGCCGTCGGGAGTTCAGGAGCCGCGGCAGCGAGTCGAACCTCTTGCATCTGGCCACCGAGGAGACGTGGCCAGCGAAGACCAAGAGCTTCGTGCAGGCCAAGCGTGGGCGCGCAAGGACAACCAGTCTCagcaccccccctcctcctaacCAATATACGCTCTTCCCGTCAGTTCAACTGACGGGGAACCGCATCTAA
- the ATG20 gene encoding Sorting nexin, cytoplasm-to-vacuole targeting pathway/endosomal sorting (COG:U; EggNog:ENOG503NUQ8), translating to MWNDDEDNNPYGGSFERRDSFASSANPSSPITRDYRYDPPQTPSSTGDEAPPHHEHSDLESDEEDYGRDQDELVPRRKPGGYDSRVEQMLYEHPDMPILITEAGKSSENGRYIVYTIKTGELIVRRRYSEFASLRDALTRLHPTLIIPPIPEKHTMADYAANPTNAKQDHQIIDLRKRMLAVFLNRCRRMDQVRTDGVWWRFLDPNSSWNEVLNSHPVASIPKSIMKAPPLDPANPTPGHNYLPVPASSAKLRTGPATSADGSTGAQPFARFPPENANLSEQELDPYFLAFEASIKELETLLTGPMEKVNRRTLAHLSSLAMDLQELGAKFNAFALSDTNSPLDLSIERIGQAADSSYIATEELANSLGASFAEPMRENAQFAGVIRSVLRYRVLKRVQQDMTTDELNKKRALLDQLERSEAEAKRIDQYLSSSQQIQPPRRSTSTREPQSQHRRDGSNEDTASIDSDFPPTHADIAAAPSAKIGAPERATPAPGHKKAPSSGISITNKIFGPLRHAVQGVVDADPERTRRDMIGKTRESIQQLEQAQVASAQDVKDASASVLKDLKRFQKEKEDDLKRYMLAYAKSQIEWAKKNKETWEEAKVEVDKIDESWVR from the exons ATGTGGAACGACGATGAAGACAATAACCCCTACGGCGGAAGCTTTGAGCGCCGGGACTCGTTTGCTTCCTCCGCCAACCCTTCGTCCCCTATCACCCGAGATT ATCGATACGACCCCCCACAGACACCATCTTCGACCGGCGATGAAGCTCCTCCACACCACGAGCATAGCGATCTAGAgagcgatgaggaggattATGGCCGTGATCAGGATGAGCTTGTGCCACGGCGGAAACCGGGGGGCTATGATAGTCGGGTGGAACAGATGCTTTATGAGCATCCGGATATGCCTATTCTGATCACAGAGGCGGGGAAGAGCTCGGAGAATGGGAGATATATCGTTTATACCATCAAGACCGGG GAGCTTATAGTGCGCCGACGATACTCGGAATTTGCCTCCCTGAGAGATGCCCTCACGAGACTACACCCAACACTTATTATTCCGCCAATTCCAGAGAAGCACACCATGGCTGACTATGCCGCCAATCCTACCAATGCGAAGCAAGACCATCAAATAATCGACTTGAGAAAACGCATGCTGGCCGTTTTCTTGAACCGCTGCAGACGTATGGATCAAGTTCGTACAGATGGCGTCTGGTGGCGGTTTCTCGATCCCAATTCCAGCTGG AACGAGGTCCTGAACTCGCACCCTGTAGCTTCAATTCCCAAGTCTATCATGAAGGCACCACCACTTGATCCCGCTAACCCGACTCCTGGGCATAACTATCTCCCAGTACCAGCCAGTTCGGCCAAGCTCCGCACTGGTCCAGCTACGTCTGCGGATGGTTCAACTGGTGCTCAGCCATTTGCGCGTTTCCCGCCAGAGAACGCCAACTTGAGCGAGCAGGAGCTTGATCCTTACTTTTTGGCCTTTGAAGCCTCCATCAAGGAACTCGAAACTCTGCTTACAGGACCGATGGAGAAGGTCAATAGGCGAACACTGGCCCATTTGTCCTCTTTGGCAATGGATCTGCAGGAGCTGGGTGCTAAATTCAATGCCTTTGCACTTTCGGACACAAACTCGCCGCTGGACCTGTCAATTGAGAGAATAGGCCAAGCAGCGGACTCGTCTTACATCGCCACGGAAGAGCTGGCGAACTCTCTGGGGGCCAGCTTTGCTGAGCCCATGCGGGAGAATGCACAGTTTGCGGGAGTGATTCGTAGTGTGCTGAGATACAGGGTGTTGAAGAGGGTACAACAGGACATGACTACGGACGAGCTCAACAAGAAACGCGCGCTTCTGGATCAGCTGGAGCGCAGCGAGGCGGAAGCCAAGAGGATTGACCAGTACctgagcagcagccagcagatCCAGCCTCCGAGACGATCGACCAGCACAAGAGAGCCCCAATCACAGCACCGTCGTGACGGCAGCAACGAAGACACGGCGTCGATTGATTCCGATTTCCCCCCTACTCATGCGGACATCGCGGCGGCACCATCTGCCAAGATTGGAGCGCCAGAGCGAGCCACGCCGGCCCCGGGCCATAAGAAGGCACCGAGCAGCGGGATCTCTATTACGAACAAGATCTTTGGTCCGTTGCGCCATGCTGTCCAGGGTGTGGTGGACGCGGATCCGGAGAGGACGAGACGGGACATGATTGGGAAGACGAGGGAGTCAATTCAGCAGCTGGAGCAGGCTCAGGTGGCGTCTGCACAGGATGTCAAGGATGCTAGCGCGAGTGTGCTGAAGGATCTGAAGAGGTTtcagaaggagaaggaggatgatttgAAGCGGTATATG CTTGCGTATGCAAAGAGCCAAATCGAGtgggccaagaagaacaaagagacgtgggaggaggccaaggttgaggtggaCAAGATTGATGAGTCTTGGGTGCGGTAG
- the CEG1 gene encoding Dcp1p-Dcp2p decapping enzyme complex alpha subunit (COG:A; BUSCO:EOG09262K8L; EggNog:ENOG503NTVM) encodes MSTMRDDAGPITDISKPGVKLDHEFVRGLRQDVARLLGRTNDKFPGAQPVSFARRHMEELRKEDYYVCEKSDGIRYLLYLTQDDHGHACHYLIDRKNDYWYMEKRNLHFPLPNASPAEFHVDTLIDGELVFDKVPGGGKEPKFLVFDLLCLDGKADLLSKSLDKRLGYFKEHVMKPYKKLFTEFPQELPFQAFKVEMKEMQFSYGIEMMFREVLPKLKHENDGLIFTCRTTPYQFGTDPHILKWKAPHDNTVDFRLRLVFPTVEPDEEERAEGITKPFVDYDSLPEARLLVFKGSERGQPQYEEFGEGLHLSEDEWEELKSWGDPLQNRVVECCLDEERRWRLYRFRDDKAEANHVSTVRSVLDSIKDGVGEQELIGAAKGIKDGWKARQQGGGGYGH; translated from the exons ATGAGCACCATGCGCGACGACGCAGGACCCATAACCGACATATCCAAGCCCGGGGTGAAGCTCGACCACGAGTTTGTCCGGGGGCTGAGGCAGGATGTAGCACGGTTGCTGGGGAGGACGAACGACAAGTTCCCGGGAGCGCAGCCAGTTAGTTTTGCGAGGAGGCAtatggaggagttgaggaaggagga TTATTACGTCTGCGAAAAGTCTGACGGGATCCGGTATCTGCTATATCTCACCCAGGACGACCACGGACACGCATGCCACTACTTGATCGACCGAAAGAATGATTACTGGTACATGGAGAAGAGAAACTTGCATTTCCCTCTCCCGAACGCGAGTCCGGCAGAGTTTCACGTCGACACATTGATTGATGGGGAGTTGGTCTTTGACAAGGTCCccgggggagggaaggagccGAAATTCTTGGTTTTTGACCTTTTGTGTCTGGACGGCAAGGCGGATTTGCTTAGTAAATCGCTTGACAAGCGGCTGGGGTACTTTAAGGAACATGTGATGAAGCCGTACAAGAAATTGTTTACGGAGTTCCCGCAGGAGCTCCCGTTTCAGGCTTTCaaggtggagatgaaggagatgCAGTTTAGCTATGGGATCGAGATGATGTTTCGGGAGGTGCTGCCGAAGCTGAAGCATGAGAATGACGGGTTGATTTTTACGTGCCGGACGACGCCGTATCAGTTTGGGACTGATCCGCACATTTTGAAGTGGAAGGCGCCGCATGACAACACGGTGGATTTTAGGTTGCGGTTGGTTTTTCCTACTGTTGAgccggatgaggaggaacgGGCGGAGGGGATCACGAAACCGTTTGTGGATTATGATAGTCTGCCGGAGGccaggttgttggtttttAAGGGGAGTGAGAGGGGGCAGCCCCAGTatgaggagtttggggaggggctgCATTTGAGTGAGGACGAGTGGGAGGAGCTGAAGAGCTGGGGGGATCCGTTGCAGAATAGGGTGGTGGAGTGCTGcttggatgaggagaggaggtggaggttgtaTAGGTTTCGGGATGACAAGGCGGAGGCGAACCATGTTAGCACTGTTAGGAGTGTGTTGGATAGTATcaaggatggggtgggggagcaGGAGTTGATTGGGGCTGCGAAGGGGATCAAGGATGGGTGGAAGGCGAGGCAgcaagggggtgggggttatGGGCATTGA
- a CDS encoding uncharacterized protein (CAZy:AA3; CAZy:AA8; EggNog:ENOG503NXKF; COG:E) — translation MRSASRFLGALAAVASLPSAFGQNNVPNTFTDAETGIVFNSWGIPNGSPQSQGGWTFGMALPSDALSTDATEFIGYLVECASKDAAGWCGFSLAGPMTNSLLITAWPHEDTVYTTLRYAGGYAMPDKYAGNAEITQIRSSQNSTHFSLVFRCKNCLQWDHNGSTGGASTSGGFLVLGWVQAFPSPGNPTCPDQITLEQHDNGMGIWGAVLDENVANPSYTAWAAQATKTVTGDCGGPVETGIIGVPVPTGTAFDYIVVGGGAGGIPTADKLSESGKSVLLIEKGIASTGEHGGTLKPKWLEGTQLTRFDVPGLCNQIWVDSNGIACTDTDQMAGCVLGGGTAINAGLWFKPYSLDWDYLFPTGWKAKDVAGAISRVFSRIPGTDTPSQDGQRYLQQGFNVLAGGLRAAGWQQVTANNAPDRKNRTFSNTPYMFSGGQRGGPLATYLRTAKTRPNFNLWLNTVVKRVIRTDGHITAVEVEPFRDGGYKGIVKVKDVTGRVVLSAGTFGSAKILLRSGIGPADQLEIVKNSVLDGPDFINNASWINLPVGYNLDDHLNTDTVISHNNVGPAFYDFYQAWTAPNTTDANKYLSSRSGILAQSAPNIGPMFWEEIKGADGKVRQLQWTARVEGSFDVPNGYAMTMSQYLGRGATSRGRMTITPSLTTIVSDVPYLKDPNDKEAVITGLNNLRAALNNVQGLTWNYPPTSMSSREYVDAIPVTPGVRRANHWMGTNKIGTDDGRLGGTAVVDLNTKVYGTDNLFVVDASIFPGTPATNPSSYIVTAAEHASAKILALPLAQVNAKWAQCGGKNWTGSFQCAAGSTCQRQNDWYSQCL, via the exons ATGAGGTCTGCCTCTAGGTTTCTCGGTGCCCTCGCGGCGGTGGCTTCGCTGCCGTCTGCGTTTGGCCAAAACAACGTGCCCAACACCTTCACTGACGCGGAGACGGGTATTGTCTTCAACTCCTGGGGCATTCCCAATGGCAGCCCTCAGTCCCAAGGTGGGTGGACCTTTGGTATGGCCCTTCCCTCGGACGCCCTTTCCACGGACGCTACCGAGTTCATCGGTTACTTGGTA GAATGTGCTTCCAAGGATGCGGCTGGCTGGTGCGGTTTCTCCCTCGCCGGTCCCATGACCAACTCCCTTCTCATCACCGCTTGGCCACATGAGGACACCGTCTACACCACCCTTCGGTACGCCGGTGGCTACGCCATGCCCGACAAGTACGCCGGCAACGCCGAGATCACCCAGATCCGCTCCAGCCAAAACTCCACACACTTCTCCCTGGTTTTCAGGTGCAAGAACTGCTTGCAATGGGATCACAACGGCTCAACTGGTGGGGCCTCGACCAGCGGCGGCTTCTTGGTTCTTGGCTGGGTTCAGGCTTTCCCCTCGCCTGGCAACCCGACTTGCCCTGATCAGATCACCCTCGAGCAGCACGACAACGGTATGGGCATCTGGGGCGCCGTTCTCGACGAGAATGTTGCCAACCCATCCTACACTGCCTGGGCTGCTCAGGCTACCAAGACCGTCACTGGCGACTGCGGTGGTCCCGTTGAGACCGGTATCATCGGTGTGCCTGTTCCTACTGGCACCGCCTTTGACTACAttgtcgttggtggtggtgccggtggtATCCCCACCGCTGATAAGCTCAGCGAGTCTGGCAAGAGCGTTCTCCTTATCGAGAAGGGTATTGCCTCCACTGGCGAGCACGGCGGTACCTTAAAGCCCAAGTGGCTTGAGGGCACTCAACTCACCCGCTTCGATGTCCCCGGTCTTTGCAACCAGATCTGGGTTGACAGCAACGGTATTGCTTGCACTGATACCGACCAGATGGCCGGTTGCGTCCTCGGTGGTGGCACTGCTATCAACGCTGGTCTCTGGTTCAAGCCTTACTCTCTCGACTGGGACTACCTCTTCCCTACCGGCTGGAAGGCCAAGGACGTTGCTGGCGCCATCAGCAGGGTCTTTTCCCGCATTCCCGGCACTGACACGCCTTCCCAGGATGGTCAGCGTTACCTCCAGCAAGGTTTCAATGTCCTTGCTGGCGGTCTCCgggctgctggctggcagCAGGTCACGGCTAACAACGCCCCTGACCGCAAGAACCgcaccttctccaacaccCCTTACATGTTCTCCGGTGGTCAGCGTGGCGGCCCCTTAGCTACCTACCTTCGCACCGCCAAGACCCGCCCCAACTTCAACCTCTGGCTCAACACCGTCGTCAAGCGTGTGATCCGCACCGACGGCCACATTACCGCCGTTGAGGTCGAGCCCTTCAGAGATGGTGGCTACAAGGGTAtcgtcaaggtcaaggacgTCACCGGCCGTGTCGTTCTCTCTGCCGGTACTTTCGGCAGTGCCAAgatcctcctccgctccggtaTTGGTCCCGCCGACCAGCTCGAGATCGTCAAGAACTCGGTCCTCGACGGCCCTGacttcatcaacaacgcctCGTGGATCAACCTCCCCGTTGGCTACAACTTGGATGACCACCTCAACACCGACACCGTCATCAGCCACAACAACGTCGGCCCTGCCTTCTACGACTTCTACCAGGCCTGGACcgcccccaacaccaccgacgcCAACAAgtacctctcctcccgctctGGCATTCTCGCCCAGTCGGCTCCCAACATCGGCCCCATGTTCtgggaggagatcaagggcGCCGACGGCAAGGTCAGACAGCTCCAGTGGACCGCCCGTGTCGAGGGCTCCTTTGACGTCCCCAACGGCTACGCCATGACCATGTCCCAGTACCTCGGCCGCGGCGCCACCTCGCGCGGCCGCATgaccatcaccccctccctcaccaccatcgtctCCGACGTCCCCTACCTCAAGGACCCCAACGACAAGGAGGCCGTCATCACGGGCCTGAACAACCTCCGCGCCGCCCTCAACAACGTCCAGGGCCTGACATGGAACTACCCCCCCACGTCCATGTCCTCGCGCGAGTACGTCGACGCCATCCCCGTCACCCCCGGCGTCCGCCGCGCCAACCACTGGATGGGCACCAACAAGATTGGCACCGACGACGGCCGCCTTGGCGGTACTGCGGTTGTggacctcaacaccaaggtGTACGGCACCGATAacttgtttgttgttgatgcgTCCATCTTCCCTGGTACTCCCGCTACCAACCCGAGCAGTTATATCGTTACTGCTGCTGAGCACGCCTCTGCTAAGATTCTGGCGCTGCCGCTTGCGCAGGTGAATGCCAAGTGGGCGCAGTGCGGGGGGAAGAACTGGACGGGGAGCTTCCAGTGCGCTGCGGGGAGCACGTGCCAGAGGCAGAATGATTGGTATAGTCAGTGCCTTTAA
- a CDS encoding uncharacterized protein (EggNog:ENOG503PYBK), with translation MQNSQSGFKIFPGGWSTWSGGYSDSVFIPTENPSPVPDQLPSKVQQRQISEPSVAHELHPPTIPSVRTKRGDTPHPAFSATPPPVMDDISDRDTPAASIEGPESSTPPYMDSDDDRKMIRNTNEPSPLIQFLTMNVIQPPTPRATTRIKQSASMDHSNPMYPFTPALSTYVAPSTSAVPSTSAAPSHFVAPSAFHAPSPSVTPSTSTDSVSTTKSNSSTMKARLSALKESHLSVKLITNHFESQYRLSRFSSITPTIPKWLNLRETAQQLARLPLTNGKTYKLPIRRATRETAPLVKTWRANHATWREAFNTNGKMPWLGTRSELFAIEVVEKRSWGGMPRFITRAFEDEGVQLGWIFDHDYVETVEPTGEGWENVPEFWKGARIFDAVWRVLYMKVTKGKVLRLGFEDDLTELVREVVVSGSWREVVEEGSVSSENSLEVGDEVVVQEEVGVVEEMEVGQKETQLQERVQEERAQEERAQEEKLQERRRLDAKRKREKRQEEKKRQEKMREKQDSQSERIGGTQNEHRNTSITHQQTPPAPQPPPSTAVNCWPMLKKEMMNPVKEVLRDIMPSTLGKRQLQEDTEDDDDATSVAPRKKQKTVQHVDTAEQVNLPSPPKGSETPPAKVGKTVETLGDDKGEDKIEKEMLVDLVNRHNAAVSKILKLENQVEEVTNEHGAMKERLRVVVEENRILRNQMTAVFHRLELVEKSYYRGSPQSAQGSPARIQPGLRAPRQPVKTEQQRNDERMRGASFYEGRTYSRPSI, from the coding sequence ATGCAGAATTCTCAGAGTGGGTTCAAGATTTTCCCTGGCGGCTGGTCAACTTGGTCTGGCGGGTACTCAGATTCTGTCTTCATACCTACCGAGAATCCTTCACCCGTACCTGACCAATTGCCATCGAAAGTCCAGCAACGGCAAATCTCAGAACCCAGCGTAGCTCACGAGCTACACCCTCCGACAATACCTTCAGTCAGAACCAAACGTGGAGATACACCGCACCCGGCGTTTTCAGCCACGCCCCCTCCAGTTATGGACGACATTTCCGACCGGGACACTCCTGCGGCCTCCATCGAAGGTCCGGAGTCGAGCACACCACCCTATATGGATTCTGATGATGACCGGAAGATGATTAGAAACACAAACGAGCCCTCGCCATTGATCCAGTTTCTGACCATGAACGTTATCCAACCGCCAACTCCTCGAGCCACCACCAGAATCAAACAATCGGCCTCTATGGACCACTCAAATCCCATGTACCCTTTCACGCCCGCTCTTTCCACTTACGTCGCTCCTTCCACATCTGCTGTTCCTTCCacctctgctgctccttcCCACTTTGTCGCTCCTTCCGCTTTCCAcgctccttccccctccgTCACTCCTTCTACCTCAACAGACTCCGTCTCAACCACCAAGAGCAATAGCTCCACCATGAAAGCCCGCCTCAGCGCTCTCAAAGAATCTCACCTCTCGGTCAAACTGATCACCAACCATTTCGAATCTCAGTACCGCCTTTCTAGGTTCTCCAGTATTACCCCTACCATTCCAAAATGGCTCAACCTCCGCGAAACAGCTCAACAGCTCGCACGTCTTCCCCTCACCAACGGCAAAACCTACAAGCTCCCCATCCGCCGCGCGACCCGCGAGACAGCCCCCCTTGTCAAGACTTGGCGAGCCAACCACGCCACCTGGCGCGAGGccttcaacaccaacggGAAGATGCCATGGCTGGGCACCCGGTCTGAACTTTTCGCCATTGAGGTCGTCGAGAAGAGGAGCTGGGGTGGGATGCCGCGTTTTATTACGAGGGCTTTTGAGGACGAGGGGGTTCAGCTGGGGTGGATTTTTGACCACGATTATGTCGAGACTGTGGAGCCGACGGGCGAAGGATGGGAAAATGTTCCGGAGTTTTGGAAGGGGGCGAGGATTTTTGATGCAGTATGGAGAGTGTTGTACATGAAGGTGACTAAGGGGAAGGTGTTGCGGCTGGGGTTTGAGGATGATTTGACGGAGTTGGTaagggaggtggttgttagTGGGAGCTGGCGGGAGGTTGTGGAAGAGGGGTCTGTGAGTTCGGAGAATAGCctggaggttggggatgaagtggtggtgcaagaggaggttggggtagTTGAGGAAATGGAGGTGGGACAGAAAGAGACGCAGCTTCAGGAGAGGGTtcaggaggagagggctcaggaggagagggctcAGGAGGAGAAACTCCAGGAGAGGAGACGTCTGGATGCAAAACGCAAGAGGGAGAAGCGtcaggaggagaagaagcgtCAGGAGAAAATGCGTGAGAAGCAAGACTCACAGAGCGAACGGATTGGAGGAACCCAGAATGAGCATCGCAACACCAGTATCACACACCAGCAGACACCACCGGccccccaaccaccgccGAGCACAGCAGTAAACTGCTGGCCGATGCTGAAGAAAGAGATGATGAATCCTGTAAAGGAGGTACTGCGGGATATTATGCCCAGTACCCTAGGGAAGAGGCAGCTTCAAGAGGACacggaggatgatgatgatgccacTTCGGTGGCGCCAAGAAAGAAGCAGAAAACAGTACAGCATGTCGACACCGCCGAGCAGGTCAACCTACCATCTCCCCCCAAGGGGTCTGAGACACCACCCGCGAAGGTGGGCAAGACCGTTGAGACTTTGGGGGACGACAAAGGGGAAGACAAAATCGAGAAGGAAATGCTAGTAGATCTCGTCAACAGGCATAATGCGGCCGTGAGCAAGATCCTCAAACTCGAGAACCAGGTGGAAGAGGTCACCAACGAGCATGGAGCAATGAAGGAGAGGTTACGGGTAGTAGTAGAGGAGAACAGGATCCTCCGTAATCAGATGACGGCGGTGTTCCATCGGTTGGAGTTGGTAGAGAAGAGTTACTATCGCGGATCTCCTCAGTCTGCCCAAGGTTCACCGGCTCGGATTCAGCCTGGTCTCCGGGCTCCTAGACAGCCGGTCAAGACTGAGCAGCAGCGGAATGATGAGCGTATGAGAGGGGCAAGTTTTTATGAGGGGCGTACGTATAGTCGTCCTTCGATTTGA